One window from the genome of Dolosigranulum savutiense encodes:
- the tilS gene encoding tRNA lysidine(34) synthetase TilS: MTPFQYIVKKNKWFTPTDRVLIAVSGGVDSIVLLDMMCRLPSDLRPIIGVAHVNHQLREVSDVEEQFVQELAAAYDVPCYCYRWAEGADLQTGIEYEAREIRYQFFEQVMMDQQFNILLTAHHQDDQAETVLMKLIRGGLLEEKTGIPRQRTFGPGKIIRPLLNYTKVELCQYAAEHKLTYKEDVSNASDQFLRNRLRHDVLPQLQAENPQAVAHLSEFAQELAELVEAYQPHLQELLVKVIELDEESLTVDIPLLLSHSRAVQKLLLKEGLKKVFQQEGQFNKQYIEETLDWLQTSAGNSRLDWQGGWQCIRTYNVLRIQRQDQPAVFKSTDEVVISAINQWYELSPTETFGVFNSGIDQSELPEHALVLSIPQAAIKLPLRLRHRQPGDRMTYKGGRGTKKLKDIFINQKVPKVERDQAWLVVEQTGCILWAIGYKQCRLSNDAITDTMNYILVYQKDDAQE; this comes from the coding sequence ATGACTCCATTTCAGTATATTGTAAAAAAAAATAAATGGTTTACGCCGACTGATCGGGTCTTGATCGCCGTATCCGGTGGGGTAGACTCTATTGTGTTGTTGGATATGATGTGTCGGCTCCCGAGTGATCTGCGTCCGATAATTGGCGTTGCTCACGTGAATCATCAGTTGCGAGAGGTATCAGATGTTGAAGAGCAATTTGTTCAAGAGCTAGCTGCAGCATATGATGTGCCTTGTTATTGTTACCGATGGGCGGAAGGAGCGGATCTTCAGACGGGAATTGAATATGAAGCGCGGGAGATACGCTATCAATTTTTCGAGCAGGTAATGATGGATCAGCAGTTTAATATTTTATTGACGGCGCATCATCAGGATGATCAAGCGGAGACTGTTTTGATGAAGTTGATCCGAGGCGGTTTGTTAGAAGAGAAGACGGGTATTCCGCGACAGCGTACATTTGGTCCGGGAAAAATCATTCGTCCATTGCTTAATTATACTAAGGTGGAATTGTGTCAGTATGCTGCCGAGCACAAGTTAACTTATAAAGAAGATGTGTCTAATGCAAGTGATCAATTTTTACGAAATCGACTGCGGCATGATGTTCTTCCGCAGTTGCAGGCAGAGAATCCGCAAGCTGTTGCTCATCTGAGTGAATTTGCCCAAGAATTGGCGGAGTTAGTGGAGGCTTATCAGCCACACTTGCAGGAATTGCTGGTGAAGGTAATCGAGCTAGATGAAGAGAGTTTGACGGTAGATATTCCGTTGCTGTTAAGTCATTCGCGAGCGGTGCAGAAGCTACTCTTGAAAGAAGGCCTTAAGAAAGTTTTCCAACAAGAAGGTCAGTTTAATAAGCAGTATATTGAAGAAACATTGGATTGGCTGCAGACATCGGCGGGGAATAGTCGCTTAGATTGGCAGGGAGGTTGGCAATGTATTCGTACCTATAATGTGTTACGGATTCAACGTCAAGATCAGCCTGCTGTCTTTAAGTCAACAGATGAAGTGGTTATTTCAGCGATCAATCAATGGTACGAGCTTAGTCCGACTGAAACATTTGGCGTCTTTAACAGTGGAATTGATCAGTCAGAACTGCCAGAACATGCGCTTGTGCTGTCGATACCGCAAGCAGCCATTAAATTACCACTTCGCTTGCGACACCGGCAACCGGGTGACCGTATGACTTATAAAGGTGGCCGAGGAACCAAGAAATTAAAAGATATTTTTATCAATCAGAAAGTCCCGAAAGTTGAACGGGATCAGGCATGGCTTGTAGTTGAACAGACAGGGTGTATTTTATGGGCGATTGGCTATAAACAATGTCGGTTGTCTAATGACGCTATTACTGATACAATGAATTACATACTTGTCTATCAGAAAGATGATGCGCAAGAATGA
- the hslO gene encoding Hsp33 family molecular chaperone HslO, with amino-acid sequence MTDKLIKALAYNDEVRVYVVDGTETVAEGQRVHDTWSTATAALGRVMLGTLLLSTAEKGNSTITVRVQGNGPIGYILADGNAQGEVKSYIKNPHVSLDLNDQGKLDVRGAIGTEGQLSVVKDLGMKEPFVGQVPLISGELAEDFTYYLANSEQTASSVGLSVLVNPDETVKTAGGFMIQLLPGASEETIAALEETVNNFPLISTLMDAGKTPEDILAQLVGAENYRIIDEMPVSFSCDCSKERFGRSIQGLGAEEIEAMIAEDHGAEAVCHFCQSKYAFSEEELRALKP; translated from the coding sequence ATGACAGACAAATTAATTAAAGCATTAGCTTATAATGATGAAGTACGCGTGTATGTGGTCGATGGAACAGAAACCGTGGCAGAAGGGCAACGCGTCCATGATACATGGTCCACTGCAACAGCTGCATTAGGACGCGTAATGCTAGGAACATTACTATTATCAACAGCTGAAAAGGGAAATTCAACAATCACTGTTCGTGTCCAAGGAAATGGTCCAATTGGTTATATTTTGGCTGATGGGAATGCGCAAGGAGAAGTAAAAAGTTATATTAAAAATCCGCACGTCAGCTTGGACTTGAATGATCAGGGAAAACTCGATGTGCGTGGAGCAATCGGAACTGAAGGGCAACTGAGTGTCGTGAAGGATTTAGGGATGAAAGAACCTTTTGTCGGACAAGTGCCACTTATTAGTGGAGAACTAGCAGAAGATTTTACTTATTATTTGGCTAATTCAGAACAGACCGCTTCTTCAGTCGGGTTATCTGTCCTAGTTAATCCGGACGAGACGGTTAAGACAGCGGGTGGTTTTATGATTCAATTGCTACCTGGTGCAAGTGAAGAAACCATTGCCGCTTTGGAAGAGACCGTTAATAACTTCCCCTTGATATCAACCTTGATGGATGCTGGCAAAACACCAGAAGATATTTTAGCGCAACTAGTGGGGGCTGAAAATTACCGCATTATTGATGAGATGCCAGTTAGCTTCTCGTGTGATTGTTCGAAGGAACGTTTTGGTCGTTCGATTCAAGGATTAGGAGCAGAAGAGATTGAGGCAATGATTGCTGAAGATCATGGTGCAGAAGCCGTATGCCATTTCTGTCAGAGTAAGTATGCATTTAGTGAAGAGGAACTTCGAGCTCTGAAGCCATAG
- a CDS encoding AI-2E family transporter produces the protein MKKSTKWINFLGGSNLLYTLIVLILLAILILLMIQLDFLFTPIAILISNILMPLIVALLLYYLFDPLISFAEKHGLNRTWGIIILYLIIILGFVGALLLLVPLLENQFNSLIHNFPQVANTVFQRAQALMADLPADDVTQRLLAEAQNIWHNISGTILSYVQQGFTGVSSFVSGMTSVVFTLATAPIILFFLLKSGRQFFEGFLKIIPPNMRPGVTYMASEINGQVSSYIKGQLVIAVLNGIMMFIGFTVIGMDYSGVLGVMGGVFSLIPYLGPILTFIPAILIAFFDSFTQVLLLLVVWLIIQFIEGNLVEPNVMGKQLEIHPLTIIITLVVMGDLLGLFGLIFGIPIYAIIKVIVRYIFNNFKIRYNTYFAGEHGQYDVRTYDSPAFDDDHLSEAIDEFEQEITDDND, from the coding sequence ATGAAAAAATCAACCAAATGGATTAATTTCCTCGGAGGTAGCAACTTACTGTATACATTAATTGTACTTATTTTGTTGGCTATTTTAATATTACTCATGATTCAGCTTGATTTCTTATTTACACCGATTGCTATTTTAATTTCGAATATTTTAATGCCGTTAATTGTGGCGTTATTGTTATATTACTTGTTCGATCCACTTATTAGTTTTGCCGAGAAGCATGGGCTGAATCGAACGTGGGGCATAATTATTCTCTATTTAATAATTATCCTAGGTTTTGTCGGGGCACTACTACTACTGGTGCCGTTATTGGAAAATCAGTTTAATAGTTTGATTCATAATTTTCCGCAAGTAGCTAATACCGTGTTTCAACGAGCACAAGCATTAATGGCTGATTTGCCGGCAGATGATGTTACGCAACGTCTATTGGCTGAAGCTCAAAATATATGGCATAATATTTCTGGAACAATCTTGTCGTACGTGCAGCAAGGATTTACGGGAGTATCCAGTTTTGTATCAGGCATGACAAGTGTCGTATTCACCTTAGCAACTGCTCCAATTATTTTATTCTTCCTGCTCAAAAGCGGCCGACAATTTTTTGAAGGCTTCTTGAAAATTATACCTCCCAATATGAGACCGGGTGTTACTTATATGGCGAGTGAAATTAACGGGCAAGTAAGTTCATATATTAAAGGGCAGTTAGTTATTGCTGTTCTGAATGGTATTATGATGTTTATCGGGTTTACAGTTATCGGGATGGACTATAGTGGTGTTCTCGGAGTAATGGGCGGAGTATTCTCTTTGATTCCTTATCTGGGCCCCATTCTAACCTTTATTCCCGCAATTCTAATTGCTTTCTTCGATTCGTTTACTCAAGTGTTATTATTACTTGTAGTGTGGCTTATTATTCAATTTATTGAAGGGAATCTAGTCGAACCAAACGTAATGGGTAAGCAGTTAGAAATTCATCCACTCACCATTATTATTACATTAGTGGTCATGGGGGATCTCTTGGGATTATTTGGGTTAATTTTTGGTATTCCTATTTATGCGATTATAAAAGTAATCGTTCGTTATATTTTCAACAACTTCAAGATAAGATATAATACGTATTTTGCCGGTGAGCATGGGCAGTACGATGTGAGAACTTATGATTCACCAGCATTTGATGATGATCATTTGTCAGAAGCAATTGATGAGTTTGAACAAGAAATAACAGATGACAATGATTAA
- the ftsH gene encoding ATP-dependent zinc metalloprotease FtsH produces MKKGLVKSGFFWLFAFVAFIGIMFWINGGTGTAESTSISSTEFVEYLEDNRVEKFSIRPNNNIYEIEGKLRQGAEIEAKDDSTFSIIGGSDQKVSEFTSAIIRNDAVVDEVYQLARQNGVKNETHEEPTSGLWSSIILTFLPIIILVGFFYFMMMGRGQGGGGGRGVMNFGKSKAKKNDPEKSKVRFSHVAGADEEKAELVEIVEFLKDPRRFSELGARIPAGVLLEGPPGTGKTLLAKAVAGEAGVPFYSISGSEFVEMFVGVGASRVRDLFENAKKNSPAIIFIDEIDAVGRQRGAGMGGGHDEREQTLNQLLVEMDGFEGNEGIIVMAATNRQDILDPALLRPGRFDRRILVGRPDVKGREAILRVHAKNKPISDKIDLKLIAKQTPGFSGADLENLLNEAALVAARRRSKLVEAQDLDEAHDRVIAGPAKKDRVISDRERKMVAYHEAGHTICGLVLSDARTVHKVTIVPRGRAGGYAIMLPKEDRFLMTKKELFDQIVGLLGGRVAEEIVFDSQSSGASNDFQQATQIARAMVTQYGMSDVLGPVQYEGESKVFMGRDLGQNPSYSQDYAEKIDQEVLRILNEAHAKAREIIEEHKDTHKLIAEKLLEVETLDANEIKSLFETGEMPQDSDNAKAKYPSEKTDDSDEAEDGIGTSYDEIVANQEKVEQKKNKSDRFTDNDSVEDFKHIDENDKSEDTDETDQSSEAKASDTDDKDDSNDDGVQNPLN; encoded by the coding sequence ATGAAAAAAGGACTTGTAAAAAGTGGATTCTTCTGGTTGTTTGCATTTGTAGCTTTTATCGGTATTATGTTCTGGATAAATGGCGGAACAGGTACAGCAGAATCAACCAGTATTTCATCAACAGAATTTGTTGAGTATTTAGAAGATAATCGCGTCGAAAAATTCTCAATTCGCCCCAATAATAATATTTATGAGATTGAAGGGAAGCTGAGACAAGGCGCTGAGATTGAAGCAAAAGATGATTCAACTTTTTCAATTATTGGTGGATCAGATCAAAAGGTATCCGAGTTTACCTCAGCGATTATTCGTAATGATGCTGTCGTTGATGAAGTGTATCAATTAGCACGACAGAATGGTGTCAAGAACGAAACGCATGAAGAACCAACCTCAGGCTTATGGTCGAGCATTATCTTGACTTTCTTGCCAATTATTATACTGGTCGGCTTTTTCTACTTTATGATGATGGGTCGAGGTCAAGGAGGCGGTGGCGGCCGTGGTGTGATGAACTTCGGTAAGTCCAAGGCGAAGAAAAATGACCCTGAAAAAAGTAAAGTGCGCTTCTCTCATGTGGCCGGTGCCGATGAAGAGAAAGCAGAATTGGTTGAAATTGTTGAGTTCCTAAAAGATCCACGTCGATTCAGTGAATTAGGTGCACGTATTCCAGCTGGTGTCTTGTTAGAGGGACCTCCCGGAACGGGTAAAACCTTGCTTGCGAAAGCAGTCGCTGGAGAAGCGGGCGTGCCGTTTTATTCTATCTCTGGTTCTGAATTCGTTGAGATGTTTGTCGGAGTCGGTGCTAGCCGTGTTCGTGACTTATTTGAGAATGCGAAGAAAAATTCACCTGCAATTATCTTTATCGATGAGATCGATGCAGTTGGTCGCCAGCGTGGTGCTGGTATGGGTGGCGGTCACGATGAACGTGAACAAACCTTAAACCAACTTTTAGTCGAGATGGATGGATTCGAAGGGAACGAAGGTATTATCGTCATGGCGGCAACAAACCGTCAAGATATCCTAGACCCTGCTTTATTGCGTCCAGGTCGATTTGACCGTCGTATTTTAGTAGGTCGTCCGGACGTTAAAGGTCGAGAAGCGATCTTGCGCGTCCATGCCAAGAATAAACCAATTTCGGATAAGATTGACTTGAAGTTAATTGCAAAACAAACGCCAGGTTTCTCTGGAGCAGATTTGGAGAACTTACTGAATGAAGCGGCTTTAGTAGCAGCTCGACGACGCAGTAAGTTAGTCGAAGCACAAGACTTAGATGAAGCGCATGACCGGGTAATTGCTGGTCCGGCGAAGAAAGACCGCGTAATCTCAGATCGCGAACGTAAGATGGTTGCTTATCACGAAGCGGGACACACTATTTGTGGTCTTGTCTTAAGCGATGCTCGCACGGTTCACAAAGTTACGATTGTTCCGCGCGGACGTGCCGGTGGTTATGCTATCATGTTACCGAAAGAAGACCGCTTCTTAATGACGAAGAAAGAATTATTCGATCAAATCGTGGGTCTACTTGGTGGTCGTGTAGCGGAAGAAATTGTCTTCGATTCACAATCAAGTGGAGCGAGCAACGACTTCCAGCAAGCAACTCAGATTGCTCGGGCGATGGTGACTCAGTACGGTATGAGTGATGTACTTGGTCCGGTTCAGTACGAGGGCGAAAGCAAAGTCTTTATGGGCCGTGATTTAGGTCAAAATCCGTCATATTCACAAGATTATGCCGAAAAAATTGACCAAGAAGTTCTTCGTATCTTGAATGAAGCACATGCCAAAGCACGTGAGATTATCGAAGAGCATAAAGATACGCACAAGCTAATTGCTGAGAAGTTACTTGAAGTCGAAACACTTGATGCGAACGAAATTAAGAGCTTGTTCGAAACAGGTGAAATGCCACAAGATAGCGACAATGCTAAGGCAAAATACCCAAGTGAGAAGACTGATGATTCCGATGAAGCCGAAGACGGTATCGGTACTTCATATGATGAAATTGTCGCTAATCAAGAAAAAGTGGAGCAAAAGAAAAATAAGAGTGACCGCTTCACCGATAATGACTCAGTTGAGGATTTTAAACATATCGACGAAAACGATAAATCGGAAGATACGGATGAAACTGATCAATCATCAGAGGCGAAAGCATCAGATACAGATGACAAAGATGATTCCAATGATGATGGGGTTCAGAATCCGCTGAACTAA
- the hpt gene encoding hypoxanthine phosphoribosyltransferase, with translation MTTMHENMAEVLVSEEQIQSKIKELGAILAEEYRDKNPLIVGILKGALPFMGDLMQVMDIFMEFDVMDVSSYGNEFESSGEVKIVKDLDTPIKGRDVLFVEDIIDTGQTLAYLKELFYSRNANSVKIVTLLDKPSGRKAEIEADWIGFEIPGKFVVGYGLDYIDQYRNLPYIGVLKPEVYENSH, from the coding sequence ATGACAACGATGCATGAAAATATGGCAGAAGTTCTCGTGTCAGAAGAACAGATACAAAGTAAAATAAAAGAACTTGGGGCTATCTTAGCTGAAGAATATCGCGATAAAAATCCGTTAATTGTCGGTATCTTAAAAGGTGCTTTACCGTTCATGGGTGATTTAATGCAGGTGATGGATATTTTTATGGAGTTTGATGTGATGGATGTATCCAGTTATGGCAATGAATTTGAATCAAGCGGTGAAGTGAAAATCGTCAAGGACTTGGACACACCGATTAAAGGACGCGATGTATTGTTCGTTGAAGATATTATTGATACGGGTCAGACATTGGCGTACTTGAAGGAGCTATTCTACAGTCGAAATGCTAATTCTGTAAAAATTGTAACATTACTGGATAAGCCAAGTGGTCGGAAAGCCGAAATTGAAGCAGATTGGATTGGTTTTGAAATTCCAGGCAAATTTGTTGTTGGTTATGGATTAGATTATATTGATCAATATCGTAATTTACCTTATATTGGTGTATTAAAACCGGAAGTATATGAGAATAGTCATTAA
- the dusB gene encoding tRNA dihydrouridine synthase DusB, with amino-acid sequence MWKIGDIEIKNKICVAPMAGVTNAAFRTIVKEFGAGLVVCEMVSDKALVHRNKKSLQMLHIEPNEYPLSIQIMGGDTTSMVEAAQFIEKETDAAILDINMGCPVPKITKNDAGSKLLLEPDYIYELVSRVVDAVSMPVTVKMRTAWDEDHMWPVENALAAERAGAQMLAMHGRTRVQMYEGQADWEILRQVQEAINIPFVANGDIATPADVDEVLRVTGADAVMVGRAALGNPWVVKQLTHYLETGEILEEPTPLEQIDVAKDHFGRLIDLKGEHVATKEFRKHASYYLKGLPGSARFKVAINETEDPDEVVRLLDEFAQKAQQKLDKRKERRQARQQKS; translated from the coding sequence GTGTGGAAGATTGGCGATATTGAGATAAAAAATAAAATTTGTGTCGCTCCCATGGCAGGGGTAACGAATGCTGCCTTTCGAACGATTGTAAAAGAGTTCGGAGCGGGACTGGTCGTTTGTGAGATGGTTAGTGATAAAGCGTTGGTTCATCGTAATAAAAAAAGTTTGCAGATGTTACATATTGAACCGAATGAATACCCACTCAGTATCCAGATTATGGGCGGGGATACGACGTCGATGGTAGAAGCCGCTCAGTTTATTGAAAAAGAGACGGATGCGGCTATTTTGGATATTAATATGGGTTGCCCTGTGCCTAAAATTACCAAAAATGATGCGGGATCTAAGTTGTTGTTAGAGCCGGATTATATTTATGAATTAGTTTCTCGAGTCGTTGATGCTGTCTCAATGCCGGTGACGGTGAAAATGCGTACAGCGTGGGATGAGGATCATATGTGGCCGGTTGAAAATGCATTAGCAGCTGAACGAGCGGGAGCCCAGATGCTGGCGATGCACGGCCGAACACGCGTGCAGATGTATGAGGGACAGGCAGATTGGGAAATTTTACGCCAAGTACAAGAAGCAATTAATATTCCCTTCGTAGCGAATGGGGATATTGCTACCCCGGCGGATGTCGATGAAGTATTGCGTGTGACCGGAGCGGATGCAGTGATGGTCGGTCGAGCTGCGCTAGGCAATCCCTGGGTCGTCAAGCAGTTAACCCACTACTTAGAGACGGGTGAAATCTTGGAAGAGCCAACCCCGCTAGAACAGATTGATGTAGCCAAGGATCACTTCGGTCGATTAATTGATCTGAAGGGAGAGCATGTTGCGACTAAAGAGTTTCGTAAGCATGCGTCCTATTATCTAAAGGGTTTACCGGGTTCAGCTCGCTTTAAGGTGGCGATTAACGAGACAGAAGACCCAGATGAAGTGGTTCGTCTATTAGATGAATTTGCCCAAAAAGCGCAACAAAAATTGGATAAGCGAAAAGAAAGACGTCAAGCACGTCAACAAAAATCATAA
- the lysS gene encoding lysine--tRNA ligase: MNDQVIVRREKMVDMREKGIDPFGDKFERTHTAQELNETYAEQTKEELKEAQIPATIAGRMMAKRGSGKAGFANLKDKSGEVQIYVRLDEVGEAEHELFQQADLGDFLGVEGVLMKTNTGEVTVRAKKLTHLSKSLRPLPSQYYGLHNVEQKYRQRYLDLIANDESMERFTKRSQIISEIRRYLDNLGYLEVETPFLHQVAGGAAARPFITHHNTLDLDLYLRIALELPLKRLIVGGMEKVYEIGRVFRNEGIDTTHNPEFTMIELYTAYHDYIDVMDLTENLIREVAKKVNGTAIVPYGEHEINLEDAWDRKHMVDLIKEASGVDFWQEMSDDQARALADEHHIEIEEFAKFGHVVEAFFEHYCEDSLIQPTYVYGHPIEISPFAKKNAEDPRFTDRFELFIAGKEFANAFSELNDPDDQRERFEEQLKERQQGNDEANDIDEDYLEAMAYGMPPTGGLGIGIDRLVMLLTNSKSIRDVLLFPTMKPVDQ, translated from the coding sequence ATGAATGATCAAGTGATTGTTCGTCGTGAGAAAATGGTAGATATGCGCGAAAAAGGCATTGATCCATTTGGCGATAAATTTGAGCGAACACATACAGCGCAAGAACTGAATGAAACATATGCTGAGCAGACAAAAGAAGAATTAAAAGAAGCGCAAATTCCAGCGACTATTGCGGGTCGAATGATGGCCAAACGTGGTAGCGGAAAAGCAGGATTTGCTAACTTGAAGGACAAATCTGGTGAAGTACAAATTTATGTGCGTTTGGACGAAGTAGGCGAAGCAGAACATGAATTGTTCCAGCAAGCTGACTTAGGAGACTTCTTAGGTGTTGAAGGGGTTCTGATGAAGACCAATACTGGAGAAGTAACGGTTCGCGCGAAAAAATTAACCCACTTGTCAAAATCATTGCGTCCATTACCGAGTCAGTATTACGGCTTGCATAATGTCGAACAAAAATATCGTCAACGTTACTTAGACTTGATTGCTAACGATGAGAGTATGGAACGCTTCACGAAGCGGAGCCAAATTATTTCTGAAATTCGTCGTTACTTAGATAATTTAGGTTACTTGGAAGTTGAGACACCATTCTTGCACCAAGTGGCAGGAGGAGCAGCCGCTCGCCCATTCATTACTCACCACAATACATTGGATTTAGATCTTTACTTACGTATTGCGCTTGAATTACCGTTGAAGCGCCTAATTGTTGGTGGTATGGAAAAAGTATATGAAATTGGTCGTGTTTTCCGTAATGAAGGAATTGACACAACACACAACCCAGAGTTTACAATGATTGAGCTTTATACAGCTTATCACGACTACATCGATGTGATGGATTTAACCGAGAACTTAATTCGTGAAGTGGCTAAAAAAGTAAATGGAACAGCTATCGTTCCTTATGGTGAGCATGAAATCAACTTAGAAGACGCATGGGACCGTAAGCATATGGTTGATTTGATAAAAGAGGCGTCTGGGGTTGATTTCTGGCAAGAGATGTCAGATGATCAGGCACGTGCTCTAGCAGATGAGCATCATATTGAAATTGAAGAATTTGCTAAGTTCGGACACGTTGTTGAAGCGTTCTTCGAGCATTACTGTGAAGATAGCCTCATTCAACCAACCTATGTTTACGGCCATCCAATTGAAATTTCACCATTTGCGAAGAAGAATGCAGAAGATCCGCGATTTACTGACCGATTTGAATTATTTATTGCCGGCAAAGAATTCGCGAATGCCTTTAGTGAATTAAATGATCCAGATGATCAACGTGAACGTTTTGAAGAACAGTTAAAAGAACGTCAACAAGGAAATGATGAAGCAAACGATATTGATGAAGATTACTTAGAAGCAATGGCTTACGGTATGCCACCAACTGGAGGACTAGGTATTGGAATTGACCGCCTTGTCATGCTCTTAACCAACTCTAAATCTATCCGTGACGTCTTATTATTCCCAACAATGAAACCTGTTGATCAGTAA